ATAATCTTGGTGTTTTTTCAGCTGGTGAAGCTTCAAAGAGGTCTCCTTCTGGTTCACCAAGAAAGGAAAACGAAGGAGAACATTCCCACCACAAGAAATCTTTGTTCTCCAAAATGAAGGATAAAGCGAAAAAACTGCAGCACAGCCTCAGCACCAAGAAGAGACATGATGAAGAAGGTGATGCAACCATGTCACCCTTTAGCAGATTCGAAGACCATGAAGTTAGAGAAGGAGGTTATGCATCACTTTCACCGGGTGACAAGTCGAAAGACCataaaatcagagaagaaggaggaggagaagttgaagaagaagaagatcctgAATATCTTGGAGCCCCAAGTAAATCAAATTAAGCAAAGCTTCATAATTAACAACGATTCCATCTTTGTTTTGACATTCCTCTAGACTGATCTACCTTCTTGTGTTGTTTCCAGTGTATGAATCAAAGAAGGCACCTGAAGAGTTAAAGAAGACTGCTATGCAGCATCCCCGGGAAAACCCTGTGATCACTGAGACGAATGTCTTGTCTGTTCTCCCAGCCAAACACGACGCTGAGCAAGAGCAAAAAGACTGTACTGGATCCAACACAGAACATCCTGTGATCTCTGAGAAGAATGTCTTGTCTGATGTCAAGCAAGAGAAGCCTGATAATTCAGACACAACAACGTTAACAGGAGGATCCATGGCTGAGAAGACAGAGAAAGAGTGCACAAGCCAAGAACCGATTAGTCCAAGCAAAACCGTAACAGAAACCGTGACAGAGAAGCTAGCACCTGCTTATGCCAAAGTCTCTGACGCAACTAACGCTATAACCAAGAAGATTCAGGATATGGCTTTTCCAGAATcaacagagacagagacagaagaagagataaatgATGTTTCAGAAATAAACACTGCTGGAACTAACCAGCCAACTGGCTTCAATACTAAGGTGATATAACTTGTTTATATATGTGCTTGTGCCCTTTAGGGTAAATGCATCAGTCAGTCATCTTGTGTTTGTGGTGACCAGGTGTGGGACAAAGGAGTATCAATGAAGGAGTACATATCCCAGAAGTTTGAGCCTGGCGAAGACGATAGAGAACTTTCTCGAGTGATATCTAAAGCTATCAGTCCTCGTAAAGATTCTTCTCAGGCTACTAGTTTTGGTGCAGCCACAACCTCCTTACCTGCTCCAAATTCAGCAGACAACAAAGCCCCCCTTTTAGTCAACACGAACGAAAGTGAGTTCTCATCTTAGGCAGcaactaaaacaaatttgatataatagtttgataaacctaaatttttataCTGATGCATTTGTTCTGCTGcagttgttgaagaagaaaagcatGGGAAGATACTTCAaccaaactaaaagaaaataacagtCTTTGTATCATTTTTTCAAACCTCTATGTAAGAAAGAGGCTTTCTATATATACAGGTCCCCTTTCCCCCTATTAGTAATGTTGTTATCATACCAAAACCAAGATTGATATTAGCTGAAGTATGTTGTATACATAAGAGATTCAAAATTCTAatacatctttttgtttttttgctctttctttTACTACTCTATGTTgaggagacaaaaaaaatttgtttggtttttgtttccttccttCTTGTACTGTAGTTGACTTctgtaataagaaaaaaatatttcatcttcagcaaagaaaaaaattatatatatgaatattaaatttatCCAGGTGATCAAACAGATGAACATGTTCAATGTTGTTGCAATATAAATTGCATTCTAATGATACTGAAATCTTCTGAACGCAACTAGTATGATTAAATTACCAATTTAAGAGATTAATTATACCATTAAAGAACAAGAACGGACGGTCTGATACAACAGTTGACATTCTCTTGAAAAGTAAGTGGTCTGCAACTCATTGCCCACAACACACAAATCACCAAATAACAGATACGGCTTGACAAAGTTGCAACAGACACAAGAATGGCATTCACAAAATCAGTTAAAAGCTTTCTTGAGAACCTGCAGTAATCTGACAATAGATATTAAGTATATCTTTTGAGAATGGGAGCAGCATTAAGATCAATGTATGTGAACAGCAAGTACGAAGAAGTCCGAGAAGAATGGGAGGAAGATTACAGCCCTCAGAGGTTTTCTTACAAAGCTCTCTACAAAGCCACCAAAGGGTTCAAAGAGAGCGAGCTGATCGGTACAGAGGCAAACGGTACAGTCTACAAAGGAAAGCTCTCTTCCAATACACATATTGCTGTAAAGAAAGTTTCTTTGGATGCAGAACAAGATACCAAGAACCTGGTTTCTCAGATTGTTGGTATTGGGAAGTTAAGGCACAAGAACCTTGTGCAGCTCTTAGGATACTGCAGAAGAAAAGGTGAATTACTCTTGGTCTATGATTATATGCCTTATGGAAACCTCGACGAATTCTTGTTTAACGACGAAAGGCCTAACCTTAGTTGGTCCCAACGGCTTCACATCATCAAAGGAGTGGCTTCAGCACTTGTCTATTTGCACGAACAGATTGTTCTCCACCGAGATGTTAAAGCCGCAAATGTACTCTTGGATGAGGATTTAAACGGGCGGCTAGATTTCGGTCTAGCTAGGTTCGGCACAAACAGGAATCCAATGCTTGGAAGCGTAGGGTATGTGGCCCCAGAGCTAATCATAACAGGAATGCCAACAACCAAAGCAGATGTTTATTCATTCGGAGCATTACTACTTGAGTTTGCGTGTGGAAGAATGTTCATAGAGTATCCCGGGAAGCCTGAAGAGTTTAACTTAATCAGCTGGGTGTGTCAATGCTGGAAAAGAGGGAACTTAGCTGGTGCCCGCGATGCCAGATTGGAAGGAGATTACGTCTGCAAGGAGATAGAGTTGGTACTGAAGCTTGGACTACTCTGTGCACAATACAATCCAGAGGACAGGCCTAGTATGTCCCAAGTGGTAAACTATCTTGAAGGAAATGATGTTTTGCCTGAGATGCCTTCAGACACACCCGGGATCAGTATTCCAACACCGTACAATGAAGTTCTTGCGTAGCACCACTTCGTCTAGTGCCCCGAAAGGCAGAACAGCCCACTTCTCTCAAAAGGCTACAAAAATGCGCACAACCAAGAAACAACATCATTGGAAGAACGGTATAGTTTTCGCAAAATTTTTAACAGTTTTTCCAACTTTACATGTGTCCACTATGTATACATTGAAAGATCAAATACGTGCCTATGGTCCGGCCACCTTGTTGTAATGTTATAATGCTATGAAAGTTTTTAACAAAAGGGTTACAATCATGTCACAAAGTAGAGAGTTGATTGTTATGTAATTTTCAATAGCAGATTCTCAAAATATAGCTTTAAGCAGCTCTATTTCTCTATATTGCATCCATACAGTAGGGGAAGTATTGTTGTAAATCATCTCGTTTCATATCTAAGCAAttagttttctctttttaaaatacttatggT
The sequence above is drawn from the Camelina sativa cultivar DH55 chromosome 4, Cs, whole genome shotgun sequence genome and encodes:
- the LOC104780490 gene encoding low-temperature-induced 65 kDa protein-like — encoded protein: MSRQLDPVAELESLKTHVDHSGNPSLSTLSQRSQSGEASKRSPSGSPRKENEGEHSHHKKSLFSKMKDKAKKLQHSLSTKKRHDEEGDATMSPFSRFEDHEVREGGYASLSPGDKSKDHKIREEGGGEVEEEEDPEYLGAPMYESKKAPEELKKTAMQHPRENPVITETNVLSVLPAKHDAEQEQKDCTGSNTEHPVISEKNVLSDVKQEKPDNSDTTTLTGGSMAEKTEKECTSQEPISPSKTVTETVTEKLAPAYAKVSDATNAITKKIQDMAFPESTETETEEEINDVSEINTAGTNQPTGFNTKVWDKGVSMKEYISQKFEPGEDDRELSRVISKAISPRKDSSQATSFGAATTSLPAPNSADNKAPLLVNTNEIVEEEKHGKILQPN
- the LOC104783848 gene encoding receptor like protein kinase S.3, with the translated sequence MGAALRSMYVNSKYEEVREEWEEDYSPQRFSYKALYKATKGFKESELIGTEANGTVYKGKLSSNTHIAVKKVSLDAEQDTKNLVSQIVGIGKLRHKNLVQLLGYCRRKGELLLVYDYMPYGNLDEFLFNDERPNLSWSQRLHIIKGVASALVYLHEQIVLHRDVKAANVLLDEDLNGRLDFGLARFGTNRNPMLGSVGYVAPELIITGMPTTKADVYSFGALLLEFACGRMFIEYPGKPEEFNLISWVCQCWKRGNLAGARDARLEGDYVCKEIELVLKLGLLCAQYNPEDRPSMSQVVNYLEGNDVLPEMPSDTPGISIPTPYNEVLA